Genomic DNA from Acidisoma sp. PAMC 29798:
GCCTTGGCGGGGCCATGCTTCGGCGCTTGGTGTGCCACCCTGCTAGCGTCTATGGAGGGCAACCCCAGCGACGGGGCAAGACATGGAGTGAGTGATGAAGAACTTTTTACGGACGACGCTGCTCGGCAGCGTTCTGCTGGTCCCCTTGATGCCAGCCGCCTTCGCGCAGCAGCCGCCGCCTCCGCCGGGCGCGCCGATGCACCACCACCATCATCACTTCATGCCGCCGCCCCCGCCGCGCCATCACCACCATGTCCATGACCAACACATGAACCCGCCGCCGCCGCAGTAGCCTCCTCCAACAGTCTACCGTGACGACGGGGAAGAAGTCCCCGCCGTCACGGTGCCGCGCAACGCTCCAGTATCATCGGATTGAACACCGGCAGTTCATCGCCGTGGCAGGTCACTGCAATTGGCGCCAGCATCCGATCGCGTAGATCGGTCGAAATGGCATCCGATACGTCCACCGTCTCTAGCTTGCCAGCAGGCGACACGGATGTCCGTCGCACCAGTGCATCGACCAGGGCGACGGCCAAGGCACCCACCGGCTCCAGCAGTTTGTCGTAAATCATGCGCGGATCGCCCGGCAGCACGCCCGCCTCATTGCACACGCGAACGGACGGAGAGACCGCGACGATATGGCCGCTGTCCACGGCTTCCACCGTATGATGGATGGTCCAGACCGTGGTCGTCGCGCCCCGGTCCATGAGATCCTGGGCAGGCGAAATTCCAGCGCCATAGCCGTGCGCCAGATCTGACGGGTGAAAGTTGTAGATGCCGTAAGCAGGCTTCTCGATGATCCAGCGATCGATCACTTGACCGAAGACGCAGCTGACGATGGCGTCGGGCCGCCACATGGTGAGTAGGTCACGGAACCCTGCAACTTTGACTTCGCCGGTATAGGCAGGCACGCCGGCGGATAAAGCCGCTTCCACCACCGCCGTTTCAGCGGCGACCCGCGCATCCTGATCGAAGTATTTCCAGACACGCTTGCGCAAACCGATCAGGGCCGTGGGATCCGCCGGATCATCCGTCACCACGGCGACAAGTTGCAGGCGGTCGGGGAAGCGTCGCTGATAGGCCTTCGCCGCTTCGAGCACGAGATAGCCGAACTCAAAACTCACGAACAGGACCAGCCGGAGCCCTTGCGGAAGCTCGGCACGAACTTCTTCGGGCGCCGGCAGCACAAGCTCGCCCCATCGCGACCCCGAGACAGCCAAGAATCGCCGGCCAGGACGATCCAAGGCCAAACGATGATTGAGCGCGCTATCCGGCATCATGGCCTATCGCTCCTGGGTGTGACCCGCGCGCCCAATGCTTTCGCTAAGGGCTGACGGCTCCAAAGCCCGATTTTTCGGGCAGTTGCAATCTTGTTGACGCTTTCCACCGGGCGGACGTAGCCTCATCACGGGATCGCCGACGAGGCTCATCAGAAGCACGCGGCCGACCGTCTGGTCGACTTGGGAAGGAAATAACAATGAAGCGCCTCACGCGCCGGTTTTCGACGACGTCCCGTTATCGGGCTCTCCTCGCATCAGCCACCATCCTGTGTCTTGCCACGTCGGCGGTCGCCGTCGGTATTCGCATGGCGCGCGCGGATAGCCCGATCATCGTCGGGCTGGTGACCAAGACCGAAGTCAATCCCTATTTCGTCAAGCTGAGACAGGCGGCTGCGGCGGAAGCCAAACTCAGGGGCGTGCGCCTCATCGCGCGCGCTGGAAAGTTCGACGGCGACAATGAGGGGCAGGTCGCAGCAATCGAATCGCTCATCAGCGCTGGCGCTCGCGGAATCCTGGTAACGCCAAACAACTCAAGCGGGGTCTTGAACGTTGTCAAGGAAGCGCGCGCGAA
This window encodes:
- a CDS encoding formyltransferase family protein is translated as MMPDSALNHRLALDRPGRRFLAVSGSRWGELVLPAPEEVRAELPQGLRLVLFVSFEFGYLVLEAAKAYQRRFPDRLQLVAVVTDDPADPTALIGLRKRVWKYFDQDARVAAETAVVEAALSAGVPAYTGEVKVAGFRDLLTMWRPDAIVSCVFGQVIDRWIIEKPAYGIYNFHPSDLAHGYGAGISPAQDLMDRGATTTVWTIHHTVEAVDSGHIVAVSPSVRVCNEAGVLPGDPRMIYDKLLEPVGALAVALVDALVRRTSVSPAGKLETVDVSDAISTDLRDRMLAPIAVTCHGDELPVFNPMILERCAAP